In Pseudomonadota bacterium, the sequence GCTTCTGATTACTTAATTATCAGAACCAATATTTATGGATGGAATGCTCTTCAAAAACTTAATTTTGCTGAGTGGGTTATTGATCAAATAGAAGTTGGAAAGGGGGGAATCCCCGGTTTTGTTGATGTCGTTTTTTCACCTATTCTAGTGAATGATCTTGCTGGTGTCATTGAAAAAATGATAAATATTGATCTTTCTGGCATATACAATGTGGGCGCAAGAGATAATTGTTCGAAGTATGAATTTGCACGAATGATTTGTAGGCTTTTTGGCAAGAATGAGGATTTTATTAAAAAAGCGACGATAAAAGAATTTTTGTTTAAGGCACCACGACCTGAAAACACAAGCCTGAATGTAAATAAAATTTCTGATATTTTAGGCGTTGAATCAATGCCGACCGTTGAACACGGTCTGATCAAATTCAAAAAGCTGAAAGATACAGGTTTTCTTGCGTATTTGAAGAGCATGGCGGTTTGAAAAGATAAAGGTAGTCTCTTTACAGGAACAATTGGCGCGAATATAATTCATTCAAACTTAGTTTGGGGAGAATAAAATGACAATAATTCGAATAGCAGATCAGCTTATTGGAAAAGATCAACCTGCTTATTTTATTGCCGATATTGCAGCAAATCATGATGGGAGTATAAGTCGGGCAAAGGACTTGATTTCCTTGGTGAAAGAAGCCGGGGGGGATGCTGTAAAGTTTCAAAACTTTAGGGCGTCTAAGATTGTTAGTGAAAAAGGTTTCAAACTGATGGAAGGGCAAGTATCACACCAGAATAAATGGCAAAAATCTGTATATGAGGTTTACGAAGATGCTTCAATTCCCTTCGACTGGTCGGAGGAACTACATGCCTATTGCCGTGATATTGGAATCCATTACTTTTCGACACCATATGACTTCGAAGCCGTTGATATGCTTGAACAGTATGTGCTGGCTTATAAGATAGGATCCGGGGATATTACTTGGCTGGAAATGCTTGAAAGGATTGCCTTGAAAGCAAAACCAGTTCTACTTGCTACCGGTGCTTCTGCAATCGAAGAAGTTAAGCGAGCTGTGGCAACCATATTGTCCATTAATCCTCAACTTGTTTTAATGCAATGCAATACGAATTATACTGCCAGTGCAAAAAATTTTCGATATATCAATCTTAGGGTGCTGAATCTTTATCATAAGATATATCCTGAGCTTATACTGGGGCTGTCAGACCATACCCTCGGGCACGCCACTGTGTTGGGCGCTGTAGCGCTGGGAGCAAAGGTTATTGAAAAGCATTTTACTGATGATATATCCAGAAAGGGGCCGGATCACGCATTTTCCATGACACCCGCTACATGGAAAACCATGGTGGAGGGGACGAGAGAACTTGAAGCCGCCTTGGGAAATGAGGAAAAAAAAATTGAAGATAACGAACAAAATACAGTCATCATTCAAAGACGGTGTATTCGTGCTGCCCAGGATATCCCTATGGGGACTGTTTTAGAAAAACATATGCTTGACGTTTTAAGGCCTGCGCCAGGGGATGGGATTCTTCCTTACGACTTGCAGAAAGTATTAGGACGGCACCTGGTCAAGAGCCTCGGAGTTGGCGACCAGTTGAATTGGGAAATGCTGGGCGATCCCAAATAGCCGATGCGAATTTTATATTTTAGTAATGACTATACCACGCACGACCGAAGGTTCCTTCAGAAAATGGGAGAATCCTCTCACGAAATTTATTACCTACGATTGTTCGATAGTGCTGGTTTTTATGAAAAAAGACAGCTCCCGGAAAAGGTTCGGGTTATCGAATGGAATTATGGGAAGTTTAGTCAAAATGAACCCGAGCACCTCTTGGCTCTCATGCCGGAGTTCAATGCGGTTTTGGAAAACATTAAACCAGACCTCATTCATGCTGGGCCAATACAGTCGTGTGCTTTTATTGCAGCTCTGTCAGGATTTCATCCTTTTTTGGCAATGTCATGGGGATCGGATCTGTTGTTACATTCAGAAGAAAGTCCTCTTATGAGATGGGTAACGTCATTTGTTCTGAATCAAATGGATTTTTTTTTGTGTGATTGTGATGCAGTTTCTGAAAAGGCAGGAAAGTTTGCACAAGTAGATAAAGAACAAGTTATTGAATTTCCATGGGGGATAGAACTTGACAGATTTTATAGGGAGCCTGAAAGGGGGCAGAGGCTGCTTGAAAAACTTGGTTGGTACGATTGTATAATTGTTCTATCAAATAGAAGTTGGGAACCGTTGTATGGAATTGAATCTGTACTTAAAGGCTTTGCTGAAGCTCATAAACAGAATCCAAGGATGAGGCTTTTCTTACTTGGAGATGGGTCGATGCGGCAAGAGGTTGACAAGTTTATAGAGAGCAGAGACCTAAACGATAGTGTTTATAGACCCGGCGTGGTGCCTCAAAAAAAATTGTCGGCTTTTTATAGTGCTTCCAATATTTATCTAAGTTGTTCGTTCAGTGATGGTACTTCTATATCTCTTCTTGAGGCCATGGCCTGTGAACTCCTCATTATTGTCAGTGATATTCCCGGAAATAGAGAGTGGATCAAAAGGGAAGAAAATGGTTGGTTAGTTCATCCTTCAAACATTGACGAAATTGTTGATTCCCTTCTCAACGCTGCAAGGACTTCAAAGGAAGAAAGTAAAAAGATGGTTCGTTTGAATCGAAAGAACATTTTGAGGTATGCAAATTGGGATGAAAATGTAAAAAAATTGTTGCGGTTATATAAGTCTATTGAAGGAAAAAAATTTTGAAAAATTGAAGGCCTATTTTCATGTTTAAAAAGATAAAACAGAAAATTGTGTGTACCATAGAAGCCCGAATGACTTCTAACCGCTTGCCAGGAAAGGTGCTTCTTCCTCTGGCAGGAAAGCCCGCTCTGGAAAGACTAATAGAGCGTATTCGAAGAAGTACTTACGTCAATGATATTGTAGTTGCAACAACAATAAATAGAGATGACCAGCCGATTGTTGCTCTTTGTGAAAAAATAGGATGTTTTTACCATAGAGGAAGCGAAGAGGATGTACTTTCAAGGGTTTTAGGTGCCGCAAAATCTGTAGACGGCAACATTATTGTAGAAATTACCGGTGATTGCCCGCTAATTGACCACAGGCATATTGATAAAACAATTGAAGTGTTTTTTTCTGGTGATTATGATTATGCGGCCAATACAGTTGAGCGTTCTTTTCCAGATGGATTTGATGTACAGGTTTTTCCAGTTAATCTTTTAGAAAAGGTTGCTATGTTGACTCAGGATCCCATTGATCGGGTGCACGTTAGTTATTACATCTGGAACCATCCAAAGTGTTATAAACTTGCGAATTGGAAAGCTCAAGGGGATATGTACTGGCCAAGCCTTGGTCTTACCTTGGATGAGAAAGACGATTATCAATTAATAGATAAAATTTATAAAGAGTTGTTTTCAGAAAATAATGATTTTTCTGCAGAGGATATTATTGCTTTTCTTAGAAAGCGCCCCGATCTAACTGTAATTAATGCCCATGTTCGTCGAAAAGTTCCTGAGGAGGGATGAAATAATGGCTGTTTTGTATACCGCTGCTATTATCGGGTGTGGAAGAATTGGATCCGGATTTGACTCAACAGAATCTGAAAATATTTTAACCCATGCGAAAGCCTACACCCTTAATCCAAAAATTGAGCTGATAGCAGTGATGGATGCAGATTTAGATAAGGCTAACGCAGCAGGTATAAAGTGGGAATGCGAAAGTTTTGATAATATTGATATTTTATTGGAGAAAAACCCCGATATATTAAGTATATGTACTCCAGATGCCTCTCACTATGAAATTCTATTGAAATGTCTTAATTATCGGCCAAAGGCTGTTATTGCTGAAAAACCTTTAACTCTGGATGTTTCAAAGACAAAGGAAATTGTCACACGCTATCAGGATCTTGATGTTCCACTTTTTGTCAATTTTTCGAGGCGGTTTGACTATATAATGCAAGTGGTTCGAGAAAGAATATACAATGATGAATTGGGCGGTATCCTTCATGCCTCCATCAAATACTCGAAGGGAATCATGCATAACGGATCGCATGCCATTGATGCCTCGAATTTTTTATTTGGAAAATATATTTCCGGTTTCCCGGTGAATGATATTATTGATTATGATAAAAAGGATCCTACACTGGGTGCAGTTTTGTGTTATTCAAAGTGTCCGGCAGTTTTCCTTATGGCCTGTGATGAGCGCGCCTATTCAATATTTGAAGTTGATATTGTCGGGGAAAAAGGACGTATTAAACTTGATCAATCTGGAATGCAGTGCAGAGAGTATAAATTGAGGCGTGATCCTATCTTTGATGGATATATAGATATTGAAGAGGAACCGCCATACTCTACTAACTTGGGAAAGTCTATGCAAAAACTCGCAGAGAATGTTGTAGGCTACCTCGAGGGCAACGATTCGATTCTGTGTAGCGGGACAGATGCTCTTGCTGCACAGCAGATTTGTCAATCTCTTCTATCTCAGTATCAAGGAAGATCGAAATGAAAAACCTTGATTCAGTATCCAAAATTATCTCGATACTATCTGGTTTTGATAAATACTATTTATATTGTGTAGACCCCGGTGCATATAATTGTATGCGGTATATTTATGATGCTCTTATACAGACCAACGTGGAAGTTTCCTGGATAGCAGAAGGTTGGTGTAAATCAAATATTATGGAAAAAGAGGAAACGATACAATGGCATGAATTTGAACAAATGATGTCTTGCCTCCCATCAAGGGCAAATATTTGCCTGCTTTTAGGGTCACAAAATTGTTTCAAAAAGACTCATCATGCCATAGGTTTTTGTAATCTCCATAATATCACTAATTTTTTTCTTTTAGATCATTGGCTCAATTATGCTGAGCATTTTTTTGATTTTGAAACAAAGACTTCATTTTTACCGACAAAAATTGGTGTTATGGATGAAACTTCCCGGGATGGAATAGAAGATTCACTGGTTACGACACCATCAGGGCAAAGGCCTGAAATTTATATTGTGGGTCATCCTAAAATGGAGGCGAGTGTTAAAACAATACAAAATATTTCACTTTATGAAATTGGTAGTTATAGAAAAATGATAGGTGCCAAAAATAAAAAATTATACCTTTTTTTACTTGAACCAGTATACAAAGATTTTGCCTTAAATGAAGTGGGCGAACCCTTACTTGGATATACCGAATACACCATACTGAAATATTTTTTTAGTAATTATTCCGTTCTAAATACAAAAGTGATAATAAAACCGCACCCTCGGCAAGATATTGATGAATTATTGCAATTTCTTGAAACAAATATCTCGCAATCACTTTACGATTACACTGTTGATATGGAGCACGACCTTGAATTTCTCATTTCAATTGCTGATGAAGTTGTGGGTATGACAACCGTGGCATTGATTTTTGCTTTAAAAGCTGGGAAAAAGATTAGAAGCATACAGGTGGGGAGAAATGAATATGCTAGACAATTATCAAATAAGTATTTTGAAAACAATTTAACTGTTTGAATAAGGGATATTTATGAAACTGGCAATAAATGGTGGTAAATCTGTCCGGACAAAACTGTTTCCTCCATATCGTGTAATAGGGGCTGAAGAAAAAAATGCTGCAAACAGAGTTCTTGATTCCGGAGTTCTTTCTCGTTACCTCGGATGTTGGGATGATGACTTTTATGGTGGGCCTGAGGTTCAGGCCTTAGAAAAAGAATGGGCCAAGCACTTTGGCGTAAAAAATGCTGTTGCAGTTAATTCATGCACTTCAGGGCTTTACTGTGCCGTTGGTGCCACAGGAGTGGAGCCAGGAGAGGAAATCATTGTGAGCCCATACACAATGGCAGTCTCTGCTACTGCGCCTCTTATTTTCAATGCAATCCCTGTTTTTGCGGATATCGAAGAAGATTATTATTGTCTGGATCCAAAATCAGTTGAAGATCGAATCACAGATAGAACAAGAGCAATTATAGTTGTAAATATTTTTGGACAACCTTATGACGCAGAACGGATTAATGCCATTGCCCTTAAACATAACCTGTGTGTCATAGAGGACAATGCCCAGGCTCCAGGGGCATTGTACAAAGGCAAAAAAACAGGCACGCTTGGAGATATTGGCGTTTTCTCTCTTAATTATCATAAGCACATACATTGTGGTGAAGGGGGAATCGTGGTTACTAATAATGATGATTTAGCAGACCGAATCAGATTGATTCGCAACCATGCCGAAGCTGTTGTAGAAGATAAGTGTGTACAAAACATCGTGAATTTAATTGGTTTTAATTTTAGACTCCCTGAAATTGAGGCGGCTATCACAAGGTGTCAATTGAGAAAATTAGATCGGCTTGTAAAAGAAAGGCAGAAAAATTGTGAATATATTGCTGAAAAATTAAGTGGCATTCCAGCGATTATTCCTCCAAAGATCCGTGAAGGCTGTACTCATTCTTACTATGTTCATCCGTTTAAGTTTGACTATGAGATGGCGGGTGTTTCAAGGGATAGTTTTATTGCGGCTGTCTGTGCTGAACTACCGCCTACGGAACTTAGAGAAGCTGAAGGCCCTTTGATGAGCTGCGGGTATGTCAAACCGCTTTATCTACAACCTATGTTCCAGCAACGGATTGCATACGGATCTAAGGGGTTCCCATTTAATAACCCATGGTATGAAGGCGATGTTAAATATGAGAAAGGTCTATGCCCCATGACAGAAAAAATGTATGAAAAAGAGCTGTTTTTGCATGAAATGATGCGGCCAGGTATGATGAGAGAAGATTTGGATGATGTGGTAAGAGCATTTGAGAAGGTGTGGGTATTAAGAGATACGCTAAAAAAACATCATAATTAAGGTTTTCATATTGAATTATTAATGAATGAAGAGAGTTTATCGTGAAGAAATGTTTTAATGCGGAGGAAAGAAATGATGGAAATTCAATATGATATTTTTATTAAGGGAAATTTAATTGATTTAGTTTGTTTGAATGAAAGTATTGCATTAAATTCCAATTGGTATAATTGGTTCAACGATGAGGAAAATATGTATAATATGCAAAAGCATTATTTTCCAAGCACAAGAGAATCTCAGGTGAATTTTTTCCGAACTGTGATCAATAACAGCGCAACCATGTTGCAAGTGGGGATTTTTCATAAAAAAGATCAAATTTTGATTGGCGTGATTTCGTTATCGAAAATTGATTATCTGAATCGGAAGTGTGAAATTAGCGGTTTTATTGGAGAAAAAAAATATCAAAATATTCAAAATTTTCTTGAAGCTAACCGATTGCTAATATGCCATGCTTTTGAACAACTTAACATGAATAGAATATATGGTGGCGCAATTAAAAACGAGATTGCTGAATTATATTTACGCTCTCTTGGTTTTACACGGGAGGGTCTTTTGGTAGAGGATGTGTATAAAAATGGAATGTATAACGATGTTCACCTGATCGCAATTTCTCAAAAAAGATACAATGAATTTTTTAAAAAAAATGATGATAAAACAAATGAATTTTCATAATATAGTTGATCAAATAAGCAATCGCTCTGCGTTTCAAAAAAAACGTCTTAATAGTTATCTGGCAACCTGCGATGATACTTTTTTTCATCAAGCAGATGACTTTGTACTAAGGTATGAAGAATTTCTTGCTAAACGCCAAATTCCGATGGACTATGCAGTTGATGCCTATCTAAAGATGTGCAGCAACATGCTGCGTTGCCAAGTTGAATATCTGCGGTCTGGGCGCTACCCAAAAGTGACGGCAGAGCAAGCTAAACAAGCTGTATATGAAAGTGAAACTGAGATGCTTTCTTACATGGTTGGTTTAGGTCTTTCACAGTTCTTGTGGCCAACGCATTATCAAATGTTCAGTTTTTTTAAAAAAGTAATTTATGATGAGGCTAAATCTGTCTCCTCATATCTTGAAATTGGTCCTGGTCATGGCCTCTACATGGAATATGCGTTATCTAAACTTCATAAAGTCGATGTTGCTGTAGCTATTGACATCAGCTCCACATCTTTAGAACTATCGCGATCAATCATTCAATATTTTATTCCCAAAAAAAAAGAAGTTGAGTTTGTATTGGGTGATGTCACTAAAACAGATTTTGATAGGCATTTTGATTTCATCACAATGGGAGAGGTCCTTGAGCATGTTAATCAGCCAAAAGTACTTTTAAAGCAATTAAAGAAACTCTTGGCTCCAGGTGGAAAAGCATTTGTTTCTACATGTGCTAACAGTCCAGCGATTGATCATGTCGTTCAATTTGATAACGTGAAGCAAATGAGGGAGCTTATTATTAGCGCTGGTCTGACAATTCTTGTTGATCTTCCTTTGCCAGTGGAATCAATGTCGGTGAAAGAAGCTGAAGTTGAGCGTGTTACGATTAATTATTGTGCATTGTTGGAGTAAAATATGGCAAGAATAGAGGACATATATGTTGGGCAAATGGCAGAACTTCTACATGTTGTAACGACAGACGACCTAAATCGATTTGTTGCGTTGACGGGCGATGACAATCGTTTGCATGTTGATCCGGTATACGCTGCTAATACAAGTTTCAAAAAACCTGTTGTTCATGGTATGCTGGGAGTCTCCTTTATTTCAACTGTTATAGGGACGAAACTTCCTGGTGATGGCGCACTCTGGTTTGCCCAAAATCTTGAATTTATCCTTCCTGTTAGGGTTGGTGATCATTTAACTATCCGTGTAGAAGTAATCAGCAAAGATGAACGTTCTAAAATTATAGAGTTGAAGACAGATATTCTGAATCAGCGGCGTCAGAAGGTGACAACAGGTGTTGCAAAAGTGAAAATTGTTGAGCATGAAACTGAAGAACCAATCCATGCTTCCCCTTCCACAAAACGGGTAGCCTTGGTAGTCGGTGGATCAGGAGGAATTGGCTCTGCCATTTGTCGCGCTATGGCTGTGGAAGGTTTTGATGTTGCCATTCATTATTGGAAAAATGGTAACTATGCAAATCAAATTGCGGACCAGATTAAACCACATGGAAACAAAATATATGTTTGTCAAGCCGATATTCTCGATGAATCTTCTGTGAAAGAGATGGTGGAACAGGTGGTTCGTCACCTAGGTCCCATTACCGTTTTAGTTAATTGCACGACCGCAAAGATTGCTGCAATTAAGTTTTCAGACTTGATTTGGTCAGATTTTGAAGAACATCTCGGAACGACGATTCATGGTGCTTTTTCTCTTGTGCGGAGCGTTCTACCTTTTATGGAGAAGGCCCGT encodes:
- a CDS encoding SDR family oxidoreductase yields the protein MKRILITGITGLLGSNLALYFMNKSSVFGVLNKSKIFIPNISLLNGDIQNEDDITDILKKIKPDIIIHCAAETNVDYCEENIPHATLLNATATKYLANYSKISSCKLIYISTDAIYRGDRGDYFEFETPEPQNIYSKTKLAGEFFVQENASDYLIIRTNIYGWNALQKLNFAEWVIDQIEVGKGGIPGFVDVVFSPILVNDLAGVIEKMINIDLSGIYNVGARDNCSKYEFARMICRLFGKNEDFIKKATIKEFLFKAPRPENTSLNVNKISDILGVESMPTVEHGLIKFKKLKDTGFLAYLKSMAV
- a CDS encoding N-acetylneuraminate synthase family protein, which translates into the protein MTIIRIADQLIGKDQPAYFIADIAANHDGSISRAKDLISLVKEAGGDAVKFQNFRASKIVSEKGFKLMEGQVSHQNKWQKSVYEVYEDASIPFDWSEELHAYCRDIGIHYFSTPYDFEAVDMLEQYVLAYKIGSGDITWLEMLERIALKAKPVLLATGASAIEEVKRAVATILSINPQLVLMQCNTNYTASAKNFRYINLRVLNLYHKIYPELILGLSDHTLGHATVLGAVALGAKVIEKHFTDDISRKGPDHAFSMTPATWKTMVEGTRELEAALGNEEKKIEDNEQNTVIIQRRCIRAAQDIPMGTVLEKHMLDVLRPAPGDGILPYDLQKVLGRHLVKSLGVGDQLNWEMLGDPK
- a CDS encoding glycosyltransferase family 4 protein produces the protein MRILYFSNDYTTHDRRFLQKMGESSHEIYYLRLFDSAGFYEKRQLPEKVRVIEWNYGKFSQNEPEHLLALMPEFNAVLENIKPDLIHAGPIQSCAFIAALSGFHPFLAMSWGSDLLLHSEESPLMRWVTSFVLNQMDFFLCDCDAVSEKAGKFAQVDKEQVIEFPWGIELDRFYREPERGQRLLEKLGWYDCIIVLSNRSWEPLYGIESVLKGFAEAHKQNPRMRLFLLGDGSMRQEVDKFIESRDLNDSVYRPGVVPQKKLSAFYSASNIYLSCSFSDGTSISLLEAMACELLIIVSDIPGNREWIKREENGWLVHPSNIDEIVDSLLNAARTSKEESKKMVRLNRKNILRYANWDENVKKLLRLYKSIEGKKF
- a CDS encoding glycosyltransferase family protein, which produces MFKKIKQKIVCTIEARMTSNRLPGKVLLPLAGKPALERLIERIRRSTYVNDIVVATTINRDDQPIVALCEKIGCFYHRGSEEDVLSRVLGAAKSVDGNIIVEITGDCPLIDHRHIDKTIEVFFSGDYDYAANTVERSFPDGFDVQVFPVNLLEKVAMLTQDPIDRVHVSYYIWNHPKCYKLANWKAQGDMYWPSLGLTLDEKDDYQLIDKIYKELFSENNDFSAEDIIAFLRKRPDLTVINAHVRRKVPEEG
- a CDS encoding Gfo/Idh/MocA family oxidoreductase, which produces MAVLYTAAIIGCGRIGSGFDSTESENILTHAKAYTLNPKIELIAVMDADLDKANAAGIKWECESFDNIDILLEKNPDILSICTPDASHYEILLKCLNYRPKAVIAEKPLTLDVSKTKEIVTRYQDLDVPLFVNFSRRFDYIMQVVRERIYNDELGGILHASIKYSKGIMHNGSHAIDASNFLFGKYISGFPVNDIIDYDKKDPTLGAVLCYSKCPAVFLMACDERAYSIFEVDIVGEKGRIKLDQSGMQCREYKLRRDPIFDGYIDIEEEPPYSTNLGKSMQKLAENVVGYLEGNDSILCSGTDALAAQQICQSLLSQYQGRSK
- a CDS encoding DegT/DnrJ/EryC1/StrS family aminotransferase, which encodes MKLAINGGKSVRTKLFPPYRVIGAEEKNAANRVLDSGVLSRYLGCWDDDFYGGPEVQALEKEWAKHFGVKNAVAVNSCTSGLYCAVGATGVEPGEEIIVSPYTMAVSATAPLIFNAIPVFADIEEDYYCLDPKSVEDRITDRTRAIIVVNIFGQPYDAERINAIALKHNLCVIEDNAQAPGALYKGKKTGTLGDIGVFSLNYHKHIHCGEGGIVVTNNDDLADRIRLIRNHAEAVVEDKCVQNIVNLIGFNFRLPEIEAAITRCQLRKLDRLVKERQKNCEYIAEKLSGIPAIIPPKIREGCTHSYYVHPFKFDYEMAGVSRDSFIAAVCAELPPTELREAEGPLMSCGYVKPLYLQPMFQQRIAYGSKGFPFNNPWYEGDVKYEKGLCPMTEKMYEKELFLHEMMRPGMMREDLDDVVRAFEKVWVLRDTLKKHHN
- a CDS encoding GNAT family N-acetyltransferase; the encoded protein is MMEIQYDIFIKGNLIDLVCLNESIALNSNWYNWFNDEENMYNMQKHYFPSTRESQVNFFRTVINNSATMLQVGIFHKKDQILIGVISLSKIDYLNRKCEISGFIGEKKYQNIQNFLEANRLLICHAFEQLNMNRIYGGAIKNEIAELYLRSLGFTREGLLVEDVYKNGMYNDVHLIAISQKRYNEFFKKNDDKTNEFS
- a CDS encoding class I SAM-dependent methyltransferase encodes the protein MNFLKKMMIKQMNFHNIVDQISNRSAFQKKRLNSYLATCDDTFFHQADDFVLRYEEFLAKRQIPMDYAVDAYLKMCSNMLRCQVEYLRSGRYPKVTAEQAKQAVYESETEMLSYMVGLGLSQFLWPTHYQMFSFFKKVIYDEAKSVSSYLEIGPGHGLYMEYALSKLHKVDVAVAIDISSTSLELSRSIIQYFIPKKKEVEFVLGDVTKTDFDRHFDFITMGEVLEHVNQPKVLLKQLKKLLAPGGKAFVSTCANSPAIDHVVQFDNVKQMRELIISAGLTILVDLPLPVESMSVKEAEVERVTINYCALLE
- a CDS encoding SDR family oxidoreductase, translating into MARIEDIYVGQMAELLHVVTTDDLNRFVALTGDDNRLHVDPVYAANTSFKKPVVHGMLGVSFISTVIGTKLPGDGALWFAQNLEFILPVRVGDHLTIRVEVISKDERSKIIELKTDILNQRRQKVTTGVAKVKIVEHETEEPIHASPSTKRVALVVGGSGGIGSAICRAMAVEGFDVAIHYWKNGNYANQIADQIKPHGNKIYVCQADILDESSVKEMVEQVVRHLGPITVLVNCTTAKIAAIKFSDLIWSDFEEHLGTTIHGAFSLVRSVLPFMEKARSGKIIHINSLYVDSPETNLLPYITAKGALMGFSRALALDLAPKGIQVNSVSAGMTDTEQIADVPERVRLMTAAQTPLRRLAKPEDVADAVVFLASDRANFMAGETIRVNGGQVML